Proteins from one Podospora pseudoanserina strain CBS 124.78 chromosome 1, whole genome shotgun sequence genomic window:
- the MNN9 gene encoding Golgi mannosyltransferase complex subunit (COG:I; CAZy:GT62; EggNog:ENOG503NUK3): MARPLGPVRLKKASPVTLAIGAVFTILVLYFLIGSSAPDFSASRKASAASHPLSPPTSPFRKSTGGGKPKAPPVAHYNLNNVTITSDPLGNRENILLLTPMARFYQQYWDNLLKLSYPHELITLGFILPKTKEGNAATTELQKQIAKTQKSGPEKDRFKSIIILRQDFDPPLQSQDEAERHKIQNQKIRRAAMAKARNSLLFTTLGPATSWVLWLDADVIETPSDLIQDLAAHNKPVIAPNCFQRFYNTEKKAMDERPYDFNNWQDSPTAVELAKKMGPDDILLEGYADMATYRALMAYMHKTDGLRQETVPLDGVGGAALLVKADVHRDGAMFPPFSFYHLIETEGFAKMAKRLGWQPFGLPNYKVYHYNE, encoded by the exons ATGGCGCGTCCACTGGGGCCGGTTCGCCTCAAGAAGGCGAGCCCAGTCACTCTCGCTATCGGCGCCGTTTTCACCATTCTTGTcttatactttttaataGGCTCCTCGGCCCCTGATTTCTCTGCTTCCAGAAAAGCCAGCGCAGCATCTCACCCgctctcaccacccacctctccattCCGCAAGTCGACCGGAGGAGGGAAACCAAAGGCGCCGCCCGTCGCCCACTACAACCTCAACAatgtcaccatcaccagcgacCCCCTGGGCAACCGGGagaacatcctcctcctcacccccatgGCCCGCTTCTACCAGCAGTACTGGGACAACCTCTTGAAGCTGTCCTACCCCCACGAGCTAATCACCCTGggcttcatcctccccaagacAAAGGAGGGCAACGCCGCCACAACCGAACTCCAAAAGCAAATCGCCAAAACACAAAAGTCGGGCCCGGAAAAAGACCGGTTCAaaagcatcatcatcctccgacAAGACTTtgacccccctctccaaTCCCAAGACGAAGCCGAACGGCACAAGATCCAAAACCAAAAGATCCGCCgcgccgccatggccaaaGCCCGCAACTCGCtgctcttcaccaccctcggcccGGCCACCTCGTGGGTCCTCTGGCTCGACGCCGACGTCATCGAGACGCCCTCCGATCTGATCCAGGACCTCGCCGCCCACAACAAGCCCGTCATCGCGCCCAACTGCTTCCAGCGGTTCTACAAcacggagaagaaggcgatggACGAGAGGCCGTACGACTTCAACAACTGGCAGGACAGCCCGACGGCGGtggagctggccaagaagatggGGCCGGACGACATTTTGCTGGAGGGTTACGCCGACATGGCCACGTACCGGGCGCTGATGGCGTACATGCACAAGACGGACGGGCTGAGGCAGGAGACGGTGCCGCTGGACGGGGTAGGGGGCGCGGCGTTGTTGGTCAAGGCGGACGTGCACCGGGACGGGGCCATGTTTCCGCCTTTTTCGTTTTACCACCTGATCGAGACGGAGGGGTTTGCGAAGATGGCGAAGAGGTTGGGGTGGCAGCCTTTTGGATTGCCTAATTATAag GTCTACCATTACAATGAGTGA
- the PEX4 gene encoding E2 ubiquitin-protein ligase peroxin 4 (COG:O; EggNog:ENOG503P4AD), with protein MSSRSKPSSSSAAGARAAIRRLAKEYASIQSQLSDAPNEEIELGIERLGPPDQTDLLHWEAVLNGRGLGGGYADGRWLLKITIPPTYPLSPPEIKFETSIVHANVKLETGEICLDLLKDAWSPAYSVLECVKAVRMLLDHPGIDSPLNVDVAALLREGDEIGARGLVELWIGDQPGGRYEGS; from the exons ATGTCCTCCCGATCAAAaccatcgtcctcttcaGCCGCAGGAGCTCGGGCGGCAATCCGCCGCCTGGCAAAAGAATACGCCTCCATCCAATCCCAACTGTCAGACGCCCCAAACGAAGAGATAGAACTCGGGATCGAACGCCTCGGCCCGCCCGACCAAACCGACTTGTTGCATTGGGAGGCGGTACTGAACGGGAGAGGGTTAGGGGGTGGATATGCTG ATGGCAGGTGGTTACTAAaaatcaccatcccccctacgtaccccctctccccgccGGAAATCAAGTTTGAAACCTCGATTGTCCATGCAAACGTGAAATTAGAGACCGGGGAGATATGTCTTGATTTACTAAAAGATGCCTGGAGCCCGGCGTATAGTGTGTTGGAGTGTGTAAAGGCAGTGAGGATGCTGCTTGATCATCCGGGGATTGACTCACCTCTCAACGTCGACGTTGCTGCGCTGCtcagggagggggatgagatTGGcgcgagggggttggtggagctTTGGATTGGGGATCAGCCTGGGGGGAGGTATGAGGGGAGTTAA
- a CDS encoding hypothetical protein (COG:S; EggNog:ENOG503NZRW): MSITPIITFKAGLCQVDHNSKPYKVEPDSRPGYIYLYSEDDLIHFCWRPRNVPLDEPEIDLVMVPTDGHFTPYNTRNPTEPSAKTNGRIFVLKFTSSSQRHIFWLQSKPQGQSGDPTWFSPRDLKIGEIVDQLLQGEEVDVTRELASVRNNTDDSRRDDEDETMEDVEGHGDAHAHHRGGSGGAGPGATGGDFRQEGEDSRDGGADGARAASNNANNDAADAVRNFLASIQANQKLGGGDGQSAQGKLYPLLNDLLEPSTTIPMLDSASDEYVDNLLSYLPPMVLVLSQQGENGDDIDKEPSAEAVEAAKQAMSSGQKRALLKKVLRSPQFTQSLASLTSALRDGGLPTVAGSLGIAVENGGLVRGGSVPLGGGDAVEAFVEGVKKTVQKK, encoded by the exons ATGTCGATaacacccatcatcaccttcaaGGCGGGCCTCTGCCAGGTCGAC CACAACTCGAAGCCCTACAAGGTTGAGCCCGACTCCAGACCTGGCTATATCTATCTGTACTCGGAAGATG ACCTCATCCACTTTTGCTGGCGACCCAGAAATGTCCCCCTCGACGAGCCCGAGATTGATCTCGTCATGGTCCCAACCGATGGTCACTTCACCCCTTACAACACCCGCAACCCCACCGAGCCTTCAGCCAAGACCAACGGTCGCATCTTCGTCCTCAAGTTCACTTCATCCTCTCAGAGACACATCTTCTGGCTCCAGTCAAAGCCACAGGGGCAGAGCGGCGATCCGACCTGGTTCAGCCCCAGGGATCTCAAGATCGGAGAGATCGTCGACCAGCTCTTgcagggagaggaggtggacgtgACCCGTGAGCTGGCCTCGGTCCGCAACAACACTGACGACAGCCGAcgtgatgatgaggacgagacGATGGAGGACGTTGAGGGGCACGGCGACGCccatgcccaccaccgcggcggcagcggaGGTGCCGGTCCTGGAGCTACTGGGGGAGACTTCCGGCAAGAGGGCGAGGACTCGAGAGACGGAGGTGCTGATGGTGCGAGAGC GGCAAGCAACAATGCAAACAACGACGCTGCAGATGCGGTGCGGAACTTTCTGGCCTCGATCCAGGCCAACCAGAAGCTCGGCGGGGGCGATGGTCAGTCAGCTCAGGGCAAGCTTTATCCCCTGCTCAATGATCTTCTCGAACCATCGACTACAATCCCCATGCTCGACTCGGCGTCAGATGAATACGTCGACAACTTGCTGAGCTACCTCCCGCCCATGGTACTGGTTCTCTCGCAGCAGGGTGAGAACGGGGATGACATTGACAAGGAGCCCAGTGCGGAGGCAGTGGAGGCTGCCAAGCAGGCCATGAGCTCCGGGCAGAAGCGCGCTCTCCTCAAGAAGGTGCTGCGCAGTCCTCAATTTACGCAAAGTCTAGCAAGCCTGACATCAGCGCTCCGGGATGGCGGCCTGCCTACTGTCGCGGGTTCTTTGGGTATTGCGGTTGAGAACGGTGGTCTGGTGAGGGGCGGGTCTGTGCCgctaggtggtggtgatgctgtggaGGCTTTcgttgagggggtgaagaagacggtGCAGAAGAAGTGA
- a CDS encoding hypothetical protein (EggNog:ENOG503NX26; COG:A) — protein MAAEAEYWTFPTDKELFDQDERISFSKLDNKYIAVQDDGTEYEFDEGLKRWIPIIDEALIEQQQRGYMVPGVDDDDDGSAQGVKRKMGYGDDREDSSQNGTSTKSKKKQRPPPQPRQNTAVYVTGLPSDATVEEVAELFSRKCGVIAEEIDSGRPRIKMYTDGEGKFKGDALVVFFKPQSVEMAIMLLDDTDFRFGEGGTKMRVQAADMSYKRVKYDEEKGDGEGGEGGRGVKQEGVITTTRRPDKQKIIRKTQKLSAKLADWSDEEEEKVGGGGGKWDKVVILRHMFTLEELEEDPAALLDIKDDIREECETLGKVNNVILYDQEEEGIVMVKFGSREAAEKCLSKMHGRKFDGRTVEAFFATGKERFRKSRDAGGEEGEESE, from the exons ATGGCCGCCGAAGCCGAATACTGGACGTTTCCAACCGACAAGGAGCTGTTTGATCAGGACGAGCGCATCTCGTTTTCGAAGCTGGACAACAAGTACATTGCCGTTCAGGACGACGGCACCGAATACGAGTTTGACGAGGGCCTGAAGCGCTGGATCCCTATCATCGACGAGGCGCTtattgagcagcagcagaggggaTACATGGTGCccggggtggatgatgatgatgatgggtcgGCGCAGGGtgtgaagaggaagatggggtaTGGGGATGATAGAGAG GATTCCTCACAGAATGGCACCtcaacaaaaagcaaaaagaagcaacGCCCGCCCCCGCAACCAAGACAAAACACGGCCGTGTACGTCACTGGTCTTCCGTCGGACGCGACAGTCGAAGAAGTGGCCGAGTTGTTTTCGCGAAAGTGCGGGGTTATTGCCGAGGAGATTGACTcggggaggccgaggatcAAGATGTACACGGACGGGGAGGGAAAGTTTAAGGGGGACGCGCTGGTGGTTTTTTTCAAGCCGCAGAGCGTGGAGATGGCGATTATGTTGCTGGATGACACGGATTTTcgatttggggaggggggaacgAAAATGAGGGTTCAGGCGGCGGATATGAGTTATAAGAGAGTGAAGTATgatgaggaaaagggggatggggaggggggggaggggggaaggggggtgaaaCAGGAGGGGGtaataacaacaacaagaaggcca GATAAGCAAAAGATTATTAGGAAGACGCAGAAGTTATCGGCCAAGTTGGCGGATTggtcggatgaggaggaggaaaaggtgggtgggggaggggggaagtgGGACAAGGTTGTCATTTTGAGGCACATGTTTacgctggaggagctggaggaggatccGGCTGCGCTGTTGGACATCAAGGATGATATCAGGGAGGAGTGTGAGACGTTGGGGAAGGTGAACAATGTTATTTTGTATgatcaggaggaggaggggatcgTGATGGTCAAGTTTGGGAGtcgggaggcggcggagaagtgTCTGAGCAAGATGCACGGGAGGAAGTTTGATgggaggacggtggaggCGTTTTTTGCgacggggaaggagaggtttaGGAAGAGTAGGGatgctgggggggaggagggggaggagagtgagtag
- a CDS encoding hypothetical protein (EggNog:ENOG503P3TQ), giving the protein MILLSQANSKTMTIQLRLTGGLSRALLSNGVRGGVKLSTYPHIITTARALSSLTSTTTTTTTTATTRPEILRLGSHQSSLILRATYASRPNSQTSTKNVALEEQALLAAAEKAKGGQQQQQQQQQQGHGKKEKTEYPERLMIYHAGTGKTTFLGTLRFATLLLFAGFGLVLTPHYIKSGAPPQYPLASLACGLIPLLYVGYFTTPFVTFIHLRLPPYARWSTPILQRFAKTAPPNTQVDITTLSLTGTPRHSSMMLSDLKPTRERFGMVNFTRDTTAVNEKRKWWRWRAVGRFNIQEGNEKNCRAGWVWKDIAEGIGSRAGEKGVGGGGKKTGQ; this is encoded by the exons ATGATTCTGCTTTCACAGGCCAATTCTAAAACCATGACAATTCAATTGAGACTAACTGGAGGCTTATCTCGAGCACTGCTCAGCAACGGGGTGCGGGGAGGTGTCAAGCTGTCAACATACCCTCATATTATTACCACCGCCCGAGCTCTCTCATCActcacatcaacaaccacaacaacaaccacaacagcaacaaccagacCAGAAATCCTCAGGCTAGGGAGTCATCAATCCTCACTTATCCTAAGAGCAACCTATGCATCCAGACCCAACTCTcaaacctccaccaaaaaCGTAGCACTCGAAGAGCAAGCCCTACTCGCCGCAGCAGAAAAAGCCAAGGGtgggcagcaacagcaacagcaacagcagcaacaaggccacggaaaaaaggaaaagaccG AATACCCCGAACGCCTAATGATCTACCACGCCGGCACAGGCA AAACAACCTTCCTCGGCACCCTCCGCTTCgcaaccctcctcctcttcgccggcTTCGGCCTAGTCCTAACCCCCCACTACATCAAATCCGGCGCCCCCCCCCAGTaccccctcgcctccctcgcctgcggcctcatccctctcctctaCGTTGGCtacttcaccacccccttcgtgaccttcatccacctccgcctGCCCCCCTACGCCCGCTGGTCGACCCCCATTCTCCAGCGGTTTGCCAAAACAGCCCCGCCAAACACCCAGGTCGatatcaccaccctcagcctGACGGGGACGCCCCGCCACTCATCCATGATGCTGTCTGATCTCAAGCCGACAAGGGAGCGCTTCGGCATGGTGAATTTCACGCGGGATACGACGGCGGTCAACGAGAAGAGgaagtggtggaggtggagggcggtggggaggttcAACATCCAGGAGGGGAATGAGAAGAATTGCAGGGCggggtgggtttggaagGATATCGCCGAGGGGATTGGGAGTAGGgctggggagaagggagtgggtggtggcgggaAGAAGACTGGGCAGTAA
- the CGR1_1 gene encoding rRNA-processing protein cgr1 (EggNog:ENOG503P5D1; COG:A), translating to MSATTTETTTASAPATTASKPLGMRVNGKQWHAPKKAFRPTKGLTSYEARVKLRADQAAMKAKEKEMKEEKEAERKARMEALKAKRAAKEEKERYEKIAEKMHKKRVERLKRKEKRNKLINS from the exons ATGTCTgcgacaacaacagaaaCCACGACGGCGTCGGCGCCAGCGACCACCGCAAGTAAGCCCTTGGGCATGCGCGTAAATG GCAAGCAATGGCATGCCCCAAAGAAGGCGTTCCGCCCAACCAAGGGTTTGACCTCGTATGAGGCGCGCGTCAAGTTGAGAGCGGACCAGGCAGCGATGAAggcaaaggagaaggaaatgaaggaagaaaaggaggctgAGCGCAAG GCACGAATGGAGGCTCTCAAGGCGAAGCGCGCGgcgaaggaagagaaggaacgATACGAAAAGATTGCCGAGAAGATGCACAAGAAGCGGGTGGAGAGGCTGAAGCGCAAGGAGAAGCGCAACAAATTGATCAATTCGTGA
- a CDS encoding hypothetical protein (BUSCO:EOG09261D4D; EggNog:ENOG503NWET; COG:F), with the protein MDPAPRPNALKSMGHRLSLTKLRRALSGRKKKLQEIQEPDEPYQTTPTTTKPEEGQEEEEEEEEEEEEEEDDDMNEGNTVIGLLGGGQLGRMLCEAANPLGIDIAILDEHNAPAKQAHNTNRHVVGSFKDPGRIKELAARSDYLSVEIEHVDTEVLEDIEKNGVPVEINGEIVTHRPPIHPSWRTLRLIQDKYLQKEHFKSSGKTIPIAEQIAIESGDAALDSLKKAGKQFGFPFMLKARKGSYDGRGNFKVDSEDDFAEAIKALGTLPLYAEKWAPFVKELAVMVIRTEDSDGKLKNCVAYPAVETIHEDSICTKVFMPPRDVSEDICDKARKLATEVISTLWGRGVFAVEMFLLEDASLMINEVAPRPHNSGHYTIEAVPYMSQYKAQLHAVLDLPVPDKLIPRVQSSIMLNILGGAKPDSHHHLSGLARSTYDDDMDVYLHLYNKESKPSRKIGHITLTGFCSVQELEAKAKPFIDLVDQIRLDRLEATSETLRPTQETNGSAKPAEKASVEPATDNHVEAQELSAVAASSDKPLVLVTMGSDSDLPVLKAGLDILKEFNVPYALDITSAHRTPKYMMKVADEAAGKGIKVIIAAAGGAAHLPGMISSETPLPVIGVPVKATHLDGIDSLLSIVQMPRGVPTATVGINNSTNAALLAIRILGAFVPEYQQAMKKYQVDMEEAVIVKGTKLREGGDAAYLAGMKK; encoded by the exons ATGGATCCGGCTCCCCGTCCCAACGCCCTCAAGTCGATGGGCCATAGGCTGTCACTGACCAAACTAAGAAGAGCGTTGAGTGGcaggaaaaagaagcttCAGGAGATCCAGGAACCCGACGAACCCTACcagacaacaccaacaacaaccaaaccaGAGGaggggcaagaagaagaagaagaagaagaagaagaagaagaagaagaagaagacgacgataTGAACGAAGGAAACACTGTCATCGGCCTGCTGGGTGGAGGGCAGTTGGGCCGCATGCTTTGTGAGGCCGCGAACCCCCTGGGAATCGACATTGCCATTTTGGATGAGCACAATGCGCCGGCCAAGCAGGCgcacaacaccaaccgccaCGTTGTTGGCTCTTTCAAGGACCCCGGGCGCATCAAAGAGCTCGCTGCCCGCTCTGACTATCTCTCAGTTGAGATTGAGCACGTCGACACCGAGGTGCTCGAGGACATTGAGAAGAATGGCGTCCCCGTTGAGATCAACGGTGAGATTGTTACTCACAGACCACCAATTCACCCATCATGGAGAACTCTCCGTCTCATTCAGGACAAGTATCTCCAAAAGGAGCACTTCAAGTCCAGCGGCAAGACGATCCCTATTGCTGAGCAAATAGCCATCGAGTCTGGCGATGCCGCCCTTGACTCGCTCAAAAAGGCTGGCAAGCAGTTTGGTTTCCCATTCATGCTCAAGGCTCGCAAGGGGAGTTATGATGGAAGAGGAAACTTCAAGGtcgacagcgaggatgattTTGCGGAAGCGATCAAGGCTCTGGGAACACTGCCTCTTTATGCCGAGAAGTGGGCTCCCTTCGTCAAGGAGCTCGCTGTTATGGTCATCAGGACAGAGGACAGCGacggcaagctcaagaacTGTGTCGCCTACCCGGCGGTTGAGACCATTCACGAGGACAGCATTTGCACCAAGGTGTTCATGCCCCCGAGAGACGTCTCTGAGGATATCTGTGACAAGGCGAGGAAACTTGCTACCGAGGTTATCAGTAcattgtgggggaggggtgtctTTGCCGTAGAGATGTTCCTCCTCGAGGATG CTTCTCTCATGATCAACGAGGTTGCTCCTCGCCCTCACAACTCTGGCCACTACACTATCGAGGCAGTCCCTTACATGTCCCAGTACAAGGCTCAGCTCCACGCTGTTCTTGATCTCCCGGTTCCGGACAAACTCATCCCCAGGGTCCAGTCCTCCATCATGCTGAACATTCTCGGTGGAGCCAAGCCAgactctcaccaccacctctccggTCTGGCGCGGAGCACatacgacgacgacatggacGTCTATCTCCACCTATACAACAAGGAGTCCAAGCCTAGTCGTAAGATCGGTcacatcaccctcaccggATTCTGCTCAGTCCAAGAGCTCGAGGCCAAGGCGAAGCCCTTTATCGATCTCGTCGACCAAATCAGACTTGACCGCCTCGAGGCCACCTCGGAAACTCTCCGTCCTACCCAGGAGACCAACGGCTCGGCCAAGCCTGCGGAAAAAGCCTCCGTAGAACCTGCTACCGATAACCACGTTGAGGCCCAAGAGCTGTCTGCTGTGGCAGCCTCCAGTGACAAGCCCCTGGTCCTGGTAACAATGGGCTCCGACTCTGACCTCCCCGTCCTCAAAGCTGGCTTGGACATCCTGAAGGAGTTCAACGTCCCCTATGCTCTGGATATCACCTCGGCCCACCGCACACCAAAGTACATGATGAAGGTGGCCGACGAGGCGGCTGGCAAGGGCATCAAGGTGATTATCGCTGCTGCCGGTGGAGCGGCTCATTTGCCGGGTATGATCTCTTCTGAGACGCCGCTGCCGGTGATTGGTGTGCCGGTCAAGGCTACGCACTTGGATGGGATTGATAGTTTGTTGAGTATTGTGCAGATGCCA AGAGGCGTCCCTACTGCTACGGTGGGTATCAACAACTCGACTAATGCTGCGCTGTTGGCGATCAGGATCTTGGGGGCGTTTGTGCCAGAGTATCAGCAGGCTATGAAGAAATATCAGGTTGatatggaggaggcggtgattGTGAAGGGGACtaagttgagggaggggggggatgcgGCTTATCTGGCGGGGATGAAGAAATAG
- a CDS encoding hypothetical protein (EggNog:ENOG503P0F7; COG:S), protein MATTFGSDMMVDAPTADGLNNLTMLRLADSTNPDAMGPHDDYSSSPQTSPRTIPPPPNPPFVFPARPSSSSASAPSTFSRATGRRPRSAIEPHITGLDLTKEIDNSKPRTPALPNFSFNPGASLTSTLSPESAYLSPAQSPSAPSSPRTAATRPGGHGHRRGGSEFVGGKLRDGEAITITNVSPTKPESGMASPMLQPTRPRRGHAHRRSAAISSHDLSSIILPPPPNPNLRGGSAPASPVFPNRPGGQDFPTAEQGRKSEPNIGSPSEAPNDFTGVPMADVEGDAKPPARNRVGFSDTLEYIPRPLSLVSSDASSTATARPGHSVSGSISSLISLTTGERDFSTPFTFGGPAAKMSDSRPSTAGAVLENTLSAQEEEPTPSSPRRRGSIPFLGAIPPVLPHSPATPSPTRSGKKWAFFGREGRDSQATGSPTRFQSESPLASSSHVNSPAPERVSAEQFMDDMALEPDVVLNTMKPLTKKRSKKQKKVKTWAGTILSRKSKHRYGKQKRRTPTPPPPRFLEEVDALQQDSTDAQINVPTFTVTESPDTGDFQSWTFPKPVSVPDEDMSYQMIDLDAALGPFNTPLPRNPEWEAAQRAGGNVKKQLHSAAGMSRFTGPGMHYHHRRAESAPEMVPFEGGRLGFRRFGSSSTMADVFEEDEEEEDSDSGKSSAGQSTPLVETPVVEKSESTSLAPEARPSPIVPQESPAARTSQDGEQGKAFLTVVPDYTMGSANSDTPDTVPAVAPGTPRNSSSIHGGYSGSTTPSPRHVSRPKDLAPVDVGPLSLPPSSMPPISPFSMTQSSAFPSPRTPMSYDAHRISTAPSSITEDNFQSLLLGEPGPEVRISVDDIPSLTSSNSTMTRESLFPQHPQARNPPLNDLPRPASFTSTAFGRRRSSLASLSRLISSSHGERSKLSMEVPLDSEPEQKSKVSKAKRLSRMVKFWKPKDNEAV, encoded by the coding sequence ATGGCAACCACATTCGGTTCCGATATGATGGTCGATGCTCCCACGGCCGACggcctcaacaacctcacgATGCTTCGGCTTGCGGATTCCACAAACCCCGACGCTATGGGTCCCCACGATGATTACTCTTCCAGCCCACAGACATCGCCGAGAACGattccgcctcctccgaaCCCGCCATTCGTGTTTCCAGCACGaccttcatcctcttcggcttcggccccATCCACCTTCTCGCGCGCTACTGGGAGACGGCCGCGATCTGCGATAGAGCCTCATATCACAGGGTTGGATTTGACTAAAGAGATTGACAATTCCAAGCCTCGAACGCCAGCGCTTCCCAATTTCTCCTTCAACCCTGGCGCCTCTTTGACGTCCACCCTCAGTCCCGAAAGCGCCTACCTCAGCCCTGCGCAGTCACCTTCTGCTCCCAGCTCTCCAAGAACAGCTGCTACCCGACCTGGTGGCCACGGACATCGTCGTGGCGGAAGCGAATTTGTTGGAGGAAAGCTTCGTGACGGGGAGGCCATCACGATCACCAATGTCAGCCCGACAAAACCAGAAAGCGGGATGGCCTCACCGATGTTGCAACCCACAAGACCACGGAGAGGTCACGCTCATCGTCGATCTGCCGCCATATCCAGCCACGATCTTTCCTCCATCATtctgcctccaccaccgaaccCCAACTTGAGGGGAGGCAGCGCTCCTGCCAGCCCTGTTTTTCCGAATCGCCCTGGTGGACAGGACTTCCCGACTGCCGAGCAGGGCAGAAAATCGGAGCCAAACATTGGATCACCATCGGAGGCGCCCAATGACTTCACTGGTGTCCCGATGGCCGACGTGGAAGGTGACGCCAAGCCACCGGCCAGAAACCGTGTGGGATTTTCAGACACGTTGGAGTATATCCCCAGACCGCTTTCTCTGGTCTCCAGTGACGCCTCCAGCACGGCTACCGCCCGCCCTGGACACTCTGTCTCGGGCAGCATCTCTTCGCTCATCTCGCTCACTACCGGTGAGCGTGATTTCAGCACACCTTTCACATTCGGCGGCCCAGCTGCCAAAATGAGCGATAGCCGGCCCAGTACAGCTGGGGCGGTGTTGGAGAACACCTTGAGTGctcaggaagaggagcctACTCCATCTTCGCCAAGGAGACGAGGATCAATCCCGTTTTTGGGTGCCATCCCTCCTGTTCTTCCCCACAGTCCGGCAACACCCAGCCCAACTCGGTCTGGCAAGAAATGGGCCTTCTTTGGTCGCGAGGGTCGTGATTCACAGGCAACAGGATCGCCCACACGCTTTCAATCAGAGAGCCCCCTCGCCTCCAGTTCTCACGTTAACTCGCCAGCTCCTGAGCGCGTTTCTGCGGAACAGTTTATGGACGACATGGCTCTTGAACCGGACGTGGTTTTGAACACCATGAAGCCACtcaccaagaagaggagcaagaagcaaaagaaggtcAAAACATGGGCTGGAACGATTCTTTCTCGCAAGTCCAAACATCGCTACGGAAAGCAAAAGAGGAGAACGCcaaccccgcctccacctcggTTCCTGGAGGAAGTCGATGCTCTCCAGCAAGACTCGACCGATGCGCAAATCAACGTTCCGACCTTCACCGTCACCGAATCCCCGGATACAGGAGATTTCCAGTCTTGGACATTCCCCAAGCCTGTCTCTGTCCCTGATGAGGATATGTCGTACCAGATGATTGACCTTGATGCGGCTCTTGGTCCTTTCAATACGCCCCTGCCTCGAAACCCTGAGTGGGAGGCGGCGCAACGAGCCGGTGGCAACGTGAAGAAGCAGCTTCACAGCGCAGCCGGAATGAGCCGCTTCACTGGCCCGGGCATGCACTACCACCATCGCCGTGCGGAAAGCGCACCAGAAATGGTGCCTTTTGAAGGCGGTAGGCTTGGGTTCAGACGCTTTGGAAGCAGCTCCACCATGGCAGAtgtgtttgaggaggatgaagaagaggaggacagTGATTCCGGCAAGAGCTCCGCTGGACAATCTACACCGCTGGTTGAAACCCCTGTTGTGGAAAAGTCTGAGAGCACAAGCCTTGCCCCTGAAGCGAGACCTTCTCCAATCGTCCCTCAGGAGTCTCCCGCTGCTAGGACCTCTCAGGATGGCGAGCAAGGGAAGGCGTTCCTTACTGTGGTGCCTGACTATACGATGGGCTCGGCGAATAGCGACACTCCGGACACCGTCCCTGCCGTTGCACCGGGCACCCCGAGGAACTCTTCTTCGATTCACGGCGGTTATTCCGGatccaccacaccatccccaCGTCACGTTTCCCGTCCCAAGGATTTGGCGCCTGTCGATGTTGGGCCACTGAGCCTTCCGCCATCCTCGATGCCTCCCAtcagccccttttccatgACGCAGTCATCGGCATTCCCATCTCCACGCACACCCATGTCGTACGACGCCCATCGGATCTCGACAGCGCCGTCATCCATCACGGAGGATAATTTCCAGTCGTTACTCTTGGGCGAGCCTGGTCCGGAAGTGCGCATCTCGGTCGATGATATCCCTTCgctcaccagcagcaactcGACCATGACGCGCGAAAGCCTGTtcccccagcacccccaGGCAAGAAACCCGCCGTTGAACGACTTGCCACGGCCGGCTTCGTTCACTTCGACTGCCTTTGGGCGAAGGCGTTCCAGTCTGGCCAGCTTGAGCCGTTTGATTAGCAGCTCTCATGGCGAGCGGAGCAAGCTGTCAATGGAGGTTCCTCTGGACAGCGAGCCAGAGCAGAAGTCCAAAGTCAGCAAAGCCAAGAGATTGAGCAGGATGGTGAAGTTCTGGAAGCCCAAGGATAACGAGGCGGTGTAA